A window of Rufibacter sp. LB8 contains these coding sequences:
- a CDS encoding TonB-dependent receptor has translation MKKALLFSFVFVLALVTQAWAQSRTVTGRVTDATTGEGMPGVTVQLKGTSTAAPTGIDGSYSISVPSAGGTLVFSFIGYTSQEIALGSQSTVNARLATDARQISEIVVTGYGVQQKREVTGAIAQVNGASIQNQPIPSLDKALQGRAAGVVVQSASGIPGGAVNVQIRGVGSVNANSSPLYIIDGVQINTTTGRVAYTSANPLASINTNDIESIEVIKDAATAAVYGSQAANGVVIITTKRGKAGRTQFTANYYTGVSEALKKFDVLNTQQYYALRTEAFRNANNPAGARANVLSEMGLDPNTTDAQIAALPTYDWQDIAFRTGVVNNYELSARGGTDKTTFYISGGFNKQEAIMTAADFTRASMKLNLDHAATDKLGFEMSVNLGRVSQVAPFSTSGSSLGSPSFASSLILPNNPVRKEDGTYFGLAGATPRFAGILNQNIASVNEYSTGNQENNSLLGSFAATYKILPGLSFRSSYSIDYSNINADFYYDPRTPDGFANRGDAYKASDWNTNFQTVQLLSFGKTFADVHKVDAQAGFEYRTDERSSFSANSRGFATPEFRTLGAGSTPVSTGEGYTGYKRTGGFGSVNYSFKGKYTLRGILSYNGSSRFGQNYQFGFFPGVAAGWNISEENFMKGMTWLNSLKLRASWGQNGRDGIGDFTARALYANAGVYNGNPAIAPAGLPNTELKWEVRTMLDMGIDFALFGNRVSGTIGGFIEKNDDLLFSLPLQQTTGFGSVLVNIGALEQKGLEFELNTVNLDFSGFQWRSNFNITYIKNEVTKLYNGLKNLPDYSLIVGEDLGVIYSYEYAGVNPATGRPMWYNGAGDPTYVVAAATDRKLIGSTLPKVTGGFENTFSYKGLDLAIMFQYQYGRTQFDGQYGFLMENGNRGFNTLLDLYERRWTTPGQITDVPRAYNGGAETGGNNHAIASTRNYFKTDYVRLKNVQLGYNLPAGLLSRTRVLNTARVYVQGTNLFTYDDFPGYDPEFFGTATGIIPQSKNVTFGVQLGF, from the coding sequence ACGCAACCACAGGAGAGGGAATGCCTGGCGTTACAGTTCAACTCAAAGGTACCAGCACTGCCGCACCAACCGGCATTGATGGCAGTTACTCCATCAGTGTGCCCAGTGCGGGCGGAACATTGGTGTTCTCTTTCATTGGCTATACCAGCCAGGAAATTGCGCTGGGAAGCCAGTCAACCGTTAATGCACGCTTAGCAACTGACGCTCGTCAGATTTCTGAGATTGTGGTAACGGGTTATGGCGTTCAGCAAAAGCGAGAGGTTACCGGTGCAATTGCTCAGGTAAACGGCGCCTCTATCCAAAACCAGCCAATTCCATCACTTGACAAAGCGCTACAAGGTAGAGCTGCGGGTGTGGTTGTTCAGTCTGCCTCTGGTATACCAGGTGGTGCCGTGAACGTGCAAATTAGAGGGGTTGGTTCAGTAAATGCCAACAGTTCACCGCTTTACATTATTGACGGTGTGCAAATTAACACTACCACTGGTAGAGTTGCCTACACATCGGCCAACCCATTGGCGTCTATCAACACCAATGATATTGAGTCTATTGAGGTAATCAAAGATGCGGCAACTGCTGCGGTTTATGGTTCTCAGGCAGCTAACGGTGTAGTAATCATTACTACTAAAAGAGGTAAGGCTGGAAGAACTCAGTTCACGGCTAACTATTACACAGGTGTTTCTGAAGCATTGAAGAAGTTTGATGTATTGAACACTCAGCAATACTATGCATTGAGAACAGAGGCATTCAGAAATGCCAATAACCCTGCTGGTGCAAGAGCAAACGTGCTATCTGAGATGGGCCTTGATCCAAATACCACAGATGCACAAATTGCCGCGTTGCCAACGTATGACTGGCAAGATATTGCTTTCAGAACTGGCGTAGTTAATAACTACGAGCTTTCTGCCCGTGGTGGTACAGACAAAACTACCTTCTATATCTCTGGTGGTTTTAACAAGCAAGAGGCTATCATGACTGCGGCTGACTTTACCAGAGCGTCTATGAAATTGAACCTTGACCACGCTGCAACAGATAAATTAGGTTTTGAAATGTCTGTGAACTTGGGTAGAGTAAGCCAAGTGGCTCCTTTCTCAACTTCTGGATCTTCATTGGGTAGCCCATCTTTTGCGAGCAGCTTAATCTTGCCTAATAACCCTGTTAGAAAAGAAGATGGCACGTACTTTGGTTTAGCTGGTGCAACTCCAAGATTTGCCGGTATTTTGAACCAGAACATTGCTTCTGTAAACGAATACTCTACTGGTAACCAAGAGAATAACTCTTTATTGGGGTCATTTGCTGCTACTTATAAAATTTTGCCAGGCTTATCTTTCAGATCTAGCTACAGCATTGACTACAGCAACATCAACGCTGACTTCTATTATGACCCAAGAACTCCAGACGGGTTTGCTAACAGAGGTGATGCCTACAAAGCTTCTGACTGGAACACTAACTTCCAGACAGTACAGTTGCTTTCTTTTGGAAAGACGTTTGCCGATGTGCACAAAGTAGATGCTCAGGCTGGTTTTGAATACAGAACTGATGAGCGTTCTTCTTTCTCAGCTAACTCCCGTGGTTTTGCCACGCCAGAGTTCCGTACCCTTGGTGCTGGTAGTACGCCTGTTTCAACCGGTGAAGGCTACACAGGTTACAAGAGAACTGGTGGTTTCGGTTCTGTTAACTACTCTTTCAAAGGTAAGTATACCTTGAGAGGTATCTTGTCTTATAACGGTTCTTCCCGCTTTGGTCAGAATTACCAGTTTGGTTTCTTCCCAGGTGTAGCCGCTGGTTGGAATATCTCAGAAGAGAATTTCATGAAAGGCATGACATGGTTAAACTCTCTGAAATTGAGAGCAAGCTGGGGACAGAATGGTCGTGATGGTATTGGTGACTTTACTGCACGTGCCCTTTATGCTAACGCCGGTGTTTACAATGGTAACCCAGCTATTGCTCCTGCAGGTTTGCCAAACACAGAGTTGAAGTGGGAAGTACGTACCATGCTTGACATGGGTATTGATTTCGCCTTGTTCGGTAACAGAGTTTCTGGTACTATCGGTGGTTTCATAGAAAAGAATGATGACTTGTTGTTTTCTTTGCCTCTGCAACAAACTACTGGTTTCGGATCAGTATTAGTGAACATTGGTGCCTTGGAGCAAAAAGGTCTTGAGTTTGAATTGAATACTGTAAACTTAGATTTCTCTGGGTTCCAATGGAGATCAAACTTCAACATCACGTACATCAAAAATGAAGTAACCAAACTTTACAACGGTCTTAAGAACTTGCCAGATTATTCACTGATTGTAGGTGAAGACTTGGGTGTTATCTATTCTTACGAGTATGCCGGCGTTAACCCAGCTACTGGTAGACCAATGTGGTACAACGGTGCCGGTGATCCTACTTACGTTGTAGCAGCTGCTACCGACCGTAAATTAATTGGTTCTACCTTGCCTAAAGTTACTGGTGGTTTTGAGAATACCTTCAGCTACAAAGGCTTAGATCTTGCTATCATGTTCCAGTACCAGTATGGAAGAACACAGTTTGATGGTCAGTACGGGTTCTTGATGGAGAACGGTAACCGTGGTTTTAACACGTTACTTGATTTGTATGAGAGAAGATGGACAACTCCTGGTCAGATTACTGATGTTCCTAGAGCATATAATGGTGGTGCTGAGACAGGTGGTAACAACCATGCTATTGCTTCTACCCGCAATTATTTCAAAACTGACTATGTCAGATTGAAAAACGTGCAATTAGGTTATAACCTTCCAGCAGGTTTGCTTTCTAGAACTAGAGTATTGAATACTGCCAGAGTATATGTACAAGGAACCAACTTGTTCACCTATGATGACTTCCCTGGTTATGACCCTGAGTTCTTCGGAACTGCCACTGGTATCATACCACAGTCTAAGAATGTGACGTTTGGTGTACAATTAGGATTTTA